From the Musa acuminata AAA Group cultivar baxijiao chromosome BXJ3-1, Cavendish_Baxijiao_AAA, whole genome shotgun sequence genome, the window gtctagataaccaagcctttattgtggatagcattcctacatcattcccaatgatcaggatgtcattcacatttaacaccaaaaaggtgatagcgctctcacttaccttcctatacacacaaggctcatcttcgttcttaacgaagtcataagatctgattgcctcatcaaatcttatgttccaactttgggaagcttgctttagtccataaatggatctaagcaatctacacaccttatctgggcaattcttggacatgaatccctcatgttgcatcatatacacttcctcctcaaggttcccattgaggaatgtagtttttacatccatctgtcagatctcataatcatagtgtgctgtaatagccaatagaattctgatggaatttagcattgctacgggtgagaaggtttcatcgtagtcaataccttgcctttgacgatagctcttagccactagccttgctttataggtctctacctttccatctactccgatctttttcttaaagatccacttgcaaccgatgggtacaataccttcgggcgcattaactaggtttcaaaccttgttggagtacatagaatccatctcagaatttatggcttcttgccacttcccgaagtctatactcataatagcctcctcgtagatctgaggatcaatatcctcaacatcctctcctctaatatgtcccacatatctcttaggaggatgggatactctatcagacctatgtaaagttgaaacttgtgtattaggtacctgaacagactcgggctatagattggtgcttgagcttggttctccaacctcgctcaactctatcattctcccactatcaccgccaaaaatgtgttccttctcaaggaacactactctcttagctacaaagaccttttggtccttgagatgatagaaataatacccacaagtttccttagggtattccacaaatttgcatcgctctgtccttgattctaacttatcggggttgtgtcttttaacgtgggtagggcagccctaaatcttaacaaccttaagatcaggcttcttccctttccatatctcatatggtgtagacactaccgacttagttggaactctgttcaaaaggtaagctgtagtttctagggcatatccctagaatgagatgggtaggtcagcgaaactcatcatggaccgtaccatatctaatagcgtacgatttctccttttagagacaccattgagctgaggtgtatatggaggtgtccattgggataatatctcatggtccttgaggaattgagtaaactctatacttaagtactcacctcctcgatccgatcgaagagtttatatattttttccagtctggttctcctcctcattcttatactctctaaatttctcaaaggccttggacttgtacttcattaagtatacatatccataccttgagaaatcatcaataaaggtaatgaagtaggagtaaccatcattgacataagttgatatgggtccacatacatcactatgtatgagttccaacagctcagtggctctctctccagttccactaaataaagagttggtcagttttcacgaaggcaaggctcgcaagttgtatatgactcatagtcgaatggatctagatatccatcatttagcaacttttgaatcattccctcatggatgtgacctagcctacaatgccataggtatgcactgttcacctcatctcgttttctcttagacacacttacattcatgatatgtggagtagtatctagcataaacaaacctttatgcaatattcctctcgccaatctcccctcggctttgctagaatttacaattaattatagatgtgataagcaatactagtatccaataccaatgcactatcacaaaaatctggcaattggagattgatcatgaatgtacttgaagcttctccaagcttctatttcgctatctctgcaaggtactctttgtagttcctcttccagtgcttatctttgccatagtgaaaacactgacctttgtcctttgttgggtcattcttagcaacctttgctttacctagcctGCCCTtggcctttcccttcttaaggtacctttctgctttccttttctttctggtctcactagtatagagaactggcttctctttcttaatagtactctctacctccctcaacatattgaggagctctgggagagtcacctcaagcttgttcatattaaaattcattatgaactatgaaaaggaatctggtagggactgaagcataatgtccatacacaagttatcctctaggaccattccacgacctgtgagtttctttatctactcaatcatctttaggacatggttctgaactggtgtccccttagtcatcctagcgcggaagaggctcttggatatctcatatcgctgagtccttccctgttcctcaaacaatttgcggacatgtaggagaatggatttagcATTCATCTttccatattgtctctgtaacttcggagtcatagagcccaacatatagcactgagcaagagtggagtcatcaatgtacttcacatagcgagcaatctcatcctcgcttgccccttcttcgggcgtaggcatcactatatcaaggacgtacatgattttctccgtcatgagaagaattctcaagttacagagccaatccatataatttggaccagtgaggcggttgacatcaagtatgccatgtaagggatttgaaagcgatattttttgaaaacaaagatgcagcagaaatgaataacgtgcagattttgcaagaaataaactatcgagatatggacttctatcttaatatgctcccattattttactaacgagtcacgcgacaccctcagcacataaaacggaagtctccggtagacttctagtggggatcaggatccaatcagcgtcttagtgtaacctcgagggactcgaccaatcacactaagcctaaaaggtaggtaactcttactgatcacaactccttgtgattcccatcctgtttggcctccgaatcactatagtctcgagggactcgaccaatcatgatgctcggttaagtcaacacctttgttacaagatgagtttgatttgatgatatactctcgagggactcaaccaatcataccatgtcctcaggtcaccggtgacatctctatgttgtaagcaagatagcgaatcacgatataggtgagtctcgagggacttgaccaactcaacctacatcgggaatcggttcctacttataacgatggaaggccacgtgggtcaatctaatttcctcacatttactaacttaatattatcaagagagatgtttctatgatttggtctcctaatatgacatgtcacacatatatatatttaatatatatctacatcgcatgcaaatatatatacatatctagtatgtgtataagcaatcacaccagatgatcatggaccacaacctaatgtgattaggcccgagccagtaggcctaatcactcacatcaagatttgtgtgcaacggtgcatctccatgccctgtgatcgtccatctcatcctcatcggttccgtcgacatcttgatgcatcttcatgcatcgcgatcgtccgtctcgtggttcccgctatcgcatccacgctcccgctgcgcctcctcatgtgattataacttaatcataggtatgcaggcccgacaataaacgagaaatataatggaggctcgcagacctcaataataataatcacaaatacacacatcacacggtccatgatcatccgtccacacatcatacatcacatgtataaataatcatcatcacgtaggacaactagataatgataaaaataataatcaactaaaccttttaattaattagtattttatgaaattagggacatatagggaatttttgaattcataggggtattttcataatttagacaaaagataaaaattagaatttcttaaattcacaggggcaaaactatctttttgccaaaaaaaaccctaagcccctctccctccctcttcgctgctgctgctgtcggCGGTAGTAGGTGCAACGGGGCCGgggcgctgcccctgcaggtgggcgcccctgtGGGCGCCGCCCCTTCTGCGGgcagttctgcccgcgaggcagcgcccgcaggcggtgctacctcgctggggttttgcccgcgggagcagtggccagaggcgccgctgccctacgacgcGTCACCCAGCATGAGCAGTGgtcgtaggcgccgctgccctacggtacCTCTGCCCGCTGGCTGCCAACCTCGCCGGCCACAAGCCTGCTGCAGGCACGGTGCTTGTGCATGcgtcggcgctgtgctgcctggctgcaatTGCCACTGCAGGTGGCTAcaggcacgcagatcgagggtagcaactattgctgcctttCCTTGTTttttgcgttaacgattttgacgtcaaaattcttcctaaacacaacacacatagttcaaaactaatcattcgcatgaacaacctggctttgataccactgttgggaaatcttggggcgacatcacatgcgtagcggaataacaagaaaacaaaatccccgattcccaaagagatgtaagTCGTTgtacgaagattagtgcgcaaaatccacgaaacttaaacctgcatatagagtagattgttttacctaaggagatcgtatatccccgttTCCttacaaatctttaggagaagctgaaggaggtcaagcgtcctcctctctagcggtgatccacacaatagggttgcgatgacgctcttcaaaactccaagcttgctttgaggtggagagggggaggagaataggaggggcaagcaaagactctagcttatgaggctctgaatccctcctatttatagaggtcccctatcaaaccctaatggatcctcgcctaatggttattggatctgcatccaataacccaagcattttagattagtggatctctatccaataatctctcatgagctcttattggatctcattcatgggatccaataattcaggggcttattggatatccaataagataagggctccgtcggatatctcatatccgaacctctactcatcgcaatgcctaccatatgtgtgtgaccctctaggcccaatatcgagctggccgtgattcatacctatcagaactccttctaactcagtgaattattatctctgtaataattcacttgactcatcgactacggacgtactaggccactacgtcgtagtccccaaacgatacagaggaatccaatccattggacttgtctgtcctcagttaccgtgtacctatagtccctcattcatctaatatcccatagaccgtatatcgagcatggtgctgtcagacccatacggtttctactcgagtctcgctctaatcggattctcccagagaactctttttctctcaacccgaatgaccctggccagagatttgtctgagcaagaatacatgagatattcctcttatgacgccgagagtggatgatcctctattaacactcaatagccctcgtaaggtcgactaccactcccaatgaccagctgtactagatctgggacacccAAACCTATAAgactggtatcaaaaagtggagcactcatacagggcatccttgttgtcttaagtctaaggaccagatataccactaggactacggaatcgctgtctaacaataaggcatcatcaaccatctagcattccgtaagcgaatgaatcagtgaactcattctccaatgagcacctgtactgtatccctagtgtccctacacgagcagctatgagaccagttgcatccattatatggacgggtatacagcacaccggtctgtccggttatcacgatgtccctctcgagtaacctatgattgggattatttaggatctgtgtttaaaggtgaatcgatcacattatcgcgatctcatcacgatccgattcccattgcacaaatccaaggacatcacaatatatatatatgcacatatgcaatagttataaagtgacatatgccaaaatataataagcaaaaggattctatatcaagtcacacatgccatcactcacgtgattggcttgctgggcacctatgactagcaacctaTGAAAGGTTGCTCCAATTACAATTCCGAGTGACCAACAATGAGGCCAAGTACGAGGTGCTACTTCACGACCTGCACCTCACCTTGGAGATGCATGTAGACAACCTCGAAGTCTTCAACGACTCCCAGCTAGTAACGGGACACATCAATGGGAGCTACGAAGCCCGGGACCCCACGATGGCGTTATACCTGATGGAGGCAAAGCGGCTCGCCCACCGCTTTAATTGCCTCTCGATCGCTAGAATACCTCGGGCATAGAACATGCAGGCCGACGCGCTAGCCAGATCAGCCTCCGTTCGTAGCTCGGCATTGGCTCCAGCAACTGAGTCCATAACAGTACTGACAGTGACGACTCACAAGGTCACCAAAACTGATGTACCATCAAGCTGGATAGAGCAGATCCTCCGCTTCAAGAAGGATGGAAAGGAGCCCGACAACCCCATGGCTGCAAGACGGTTAAGGCAAACCTAGGCCTGGTACTGCGTTGTCGGCGAAAAGCTATACTGAAGGGccttctctcaacctctcttaCGCTACCTCGCGCCATCAGAAGCTGAGACGGTCCTCACCGAGCTCCACGAGGGGATCTGTGGGGAGCACATCAGGGGACGAACTTTGGCCTTCAAGACTCTCCGACAAGGGTCCTATTGGCCAACCATACGTCGGGACGCCATGTCATACGTATAACAGTGCCAACAATGCCAAAGGCATGCCCGACTACAACACCAACCAACAGTGCCTCTTACCCCGATGGATCCGGCTTGGCCCTTCACCTAATGGGGGCTCGATCTCCTTGGACCCTTCCCTCTAGCATTGGGACAACGATGCTTTCTTATAGTcggggtcgactacttcacgaagtgggttgaagccgaacccttggcctccattACTGAGAAGCAATTCGaaagcttcacatggaagaacatcatcactTGGTTCAGGATCCCAAAGGCTATTATCACCGACAACGGAGCTCAATTCAACAATGCTAAATTCAAGGCCTATTGCCAGTCATATGGGATCCAATTGAGGTTTAGCTCGGTCGTGCACCCCCAAACCAACGGTCAGATCGAAGTAATGAATCAGGCAATTCTGGAAGGCCTTAAGAGGAGGATCTCAAGCACGCATGAAGCCTGGGTGGATGAGCTCCCCAACGTCTTGTGGGAAATGTGAACAACTCCCAAACCCGCCTCGGGGGAGTCTTCATTCAGCCTGGCGTTTGGGACCGAAGCGATCCTTCCGCCCGAGATGGTGTTCCCGACCCTACGCACCTCCAACTATGAACAAGAAGGCTCCGTGAAGGGCCTACAAGCAAATTTAGATCTCCTCGAAGAAAGGAGAGTCAAGGAACATTTACGTACCTTGGCATACAAGAAGGCAACAGCTCGGATATACAACCGCAAAGTCTGTCCATGGCCAATCAAGGTTAGGGACATCGTCTTGTGAAAAGAAGAAgtgagcgacccgacccgagcaaggggaaaGCTCGCGCCTAACTAGGAAGGTCCCTATCGAGTCTATGACATGGTCCGAGAGAGGACCTACCAACTTGAGACTATGGAGGGAAGCCCCCTACCGAGAATATGGAACGCAGCAAGTCTAAAGAAGTTCTACCCATAAAAGAAGCAAGTCGGGGTGCAGGGAAGACATACGTTGCACAAAGCGTGCGCACCCACAATTAGGAAAAACAAGTCAGAATTCCAAAATAAGAGTGCTTTTTGATGAAAAAGGAAATACACATGGTGGTCGGGCGGTACATTCCAAACCCAACCcgaccaaaacaaaagaaaaaagaaaaagggggagCATAGCCCCTAGCTCAGAGGGGGGGTCTCGGGCCCATCACCGAAGGGGACATACGTCGGCATGTTGACGTCCTGGTCCGTCGGGTTATCGATGAATGGGTCCGACTCTAGCTCTAGGTCCGGGTACTTCACTCGAAAGAGAGTGTAGGCCACTCGGTACCCGTACTCATACGTGGCCCGCCTCGACCTCACTAGGCCACACTCGAACCCGGCGAACATTTTGTACTCGGCGATCGCCTCCTCGACCTTCTTGGGCAACGCCAGCCACTCCTCCTTCAGGATCTCTTCACCGGCCCAAGCCAAAGACCTGGTTGTCTCGACATCGTGGGAGAGGATTAGTAGCTCGTCATCCAGCGATTAGATGTGTGACCGGCTTTCTTCCAGCTCGGTCTTCAAACGGTCCACCTCCTCACCTAGAGCCGAGGCACGCTCTTTGGCTGTGGCAACGGTCTCCCGCCCCCCTCTGGCCCTCAACTCCAAGTTCTCCAGGAGAAGGGTAGCATAGGTGTCCGATTGGTGCTTGATCACCCGCCCGGCATCGAGCACCCGGTCGATCAGTGCCACGCCGTAGTGTTGGCTCTGCACAAAGATCGGTGTTAGGACCCAAGCAAGAAGGGATCGAGCAGGGAAAGGAAGCCACCACTTACCCAAACGAGCGACTTGGCCACCCGCTCCGGTAGCACTTCGGAGGGGGAGCAGTAGAGATCCTTGGCTATGACTAGATGGAGTGCCCCTCGGATGAACTCCTAAGCAGTTGGCCCATCGCCCCAAATGTGACTATCGACCTTGAGGGTCGCCCATTGAGTGGTGTAGGGGGTCCTTAGCTCCCTAGCCTAGAGGTCGGCCATGTTTAGGGCCAAGTACTATTCACCTTCAGCTCGAGAGTAGACACGACACAGCTCCCATTTCGACGTCGGGCACGCTGGCGCCCTCTTGGAAGGGTCACTACTAGACGACCCGGTCGACCCCTTcccctccatgctccccgagcccTCGCCTTGGGGAGCAGCCCCAGGCAACTCCGGGACAATGCTCATGCCAGTAGTCGGGTCCGAAGGTGTCCTCCGGACCAAGGTCTTCGTCTTCTTCGGAGGGCAACCCGTCGTCGGAGACAACGACGCCCTCTTTGGTGTGCCCGCCTCCGGAACCCTCCCCATCCCGAGACGGGGGCACGACGGCCTTGATGCTGGCCATCTTCTTCATCGATCGAAGATCCACCATCTCTGCAAAAAATATTGGTCAAATGGTTCGGGACGAGCGGACAAGCCATCATATTCGAATGGTCATACCCCTAGTGGCGGGGCTCAGTTCGGCTTTAACCATCCACTCCTCGCTCATCTCCTTAATTTCCAGAGAAGAGGACAAGATACCCCTCAATCGATCCACGTCCGCTGTTTCTCCGGCAGAGAGCAATGGGGAGGCATTATCAATGGTCCGGAAGGCCCACCCAATGCTGAAGCCCCACTCTTGACTACAATTGACAAAGAAGAAATGCTTCTTCCAACCTTTATTGTTGGAAGGCACGCCGCTGATCTTAAAATCGCTGCGGGTGGTCAAGTAATATCCGCCTTACCCCTTACACAAGCAGAAGCAGGTCAGGAAGAGGGTTTAGGACGGCTCGATTCTAGCCCCCCGACACTCCCAAATGAAGGCCACCAAATAGCGCCAAGAGTTTGGCGACACCTGAGATGGTGAGATGCCCTAGTAATGAAGGTAGTCCCCGATGACAAGGTGCACCGGGAGCCGCAGCCCCACCTCAAGGGCCCCCACGATCAACCTGAACCCATCGGGAAATCGGTCATACGGCCATTGCCCAGGCCGAGGGGCGTGGAGGCCATAACACTCCGGGATGCGATAACGATCCCGGAGTACCCTCAAAAGatcctcggtcaccaccgagtccacATCATGCCACGACTTGAGAGCCTCAAGCGCGACAGAACTCCTTGAGGCCTCTGAGGAGGCGCTACCCGAGGACACACTGACTACTACATCCCGTGGACTCCCaaaggaagaagatgaaggagatggagatggagacgaAGATAAAGATGAAGATGGAGACATCTCGACCTTGAAGTTGCAAGAAAGAAGTCGGGGCGCAAGACGAAGGACCGAAGCAAAGACGATGGCAAAGGTGATGGCAACCGCTCTGGAGGGGGTTTATAAAAGGCAGGTTGCACCATTGCAAGACAACGATTGGGTTTCCCGAGGAGAGAAACAGTCATAGCATTTAAGACCCGTCACAACCCCTCGAATCCACCAGATTTGCCTGCCTCAGAGCTCCCGCCGGGCTCGGATATGCCAGATTTGCCTGGCACGAGAGAAACAAAAGTTTCCTACCAGGTACCATGTTGCTTTGCCTGGCTCCCCACGTGGTATGATAGCGTCAGGGTGAAAATCGGCACGTCGCCCAACAAAATCGCTCGGCTCACAGGTtcagctcctgcccgggtcgctccaaatcGCTCCCGACTTATGACTTGccagcaccaaaacctgagcccgagtatagtcactcggctcaTGGGTCCAGCTCccacccgggtcgctccagattgctcccgacttgcgacctgcCGGCACTAAAACCTGAGCTCGAGTATAATCACTCAGCTAACAGGTCCAGCTCCACCCGGGTCGCTCTGGATTgctcccgacttgtgacccgcTGGCACCAAAACttgagcccgagtatagtcactcggctcacGGGTCCAGCTCCCACTCGGGTTGCTCCAGATCGCTCCTGActtgcgacccgccggcaccaaaacTTGAGCCCAagtata encodes:
- the LOC135629246 gene encoding uncharacterized protein LOC135629246, which produces MQADALARSASVRSSALAPATESITVLTVTTHKVTKTDVPSSWIEQILRFKKDGKEPDNPMAARRLRIPKAIITDNGAQFNNAKFKAYCQSYGIQLRFSSVVHPQTNGQIEVMNQAILEGLKRRISSTHEAWVDELPNVLWEM